GAAGCCGGCGGCCTCGCCGACCGCGAAGAGCCCATCGAGGACGGCGCCGGCCGGGTCGAGCACGCGGGCGCGCCCGTCCGTGTGGATGCCGCCGAGCGTCTTGCGGGTGAGCACGTGCAGCCGCACCGCCAGCAGCGGCCCGTCACGCGGGGTCGTGAGGGGACGCGGGGGAGCGACCCGCATCCGCCGGTCCACCCAGAACCGGCGGGCGGCGGCGGTCGCGACCACCTGCGGATCCTTCCCGAGGCCCGAGGCGACCTGCGCATCGCGCAACGAGACGAGGCCGGCCAGGCGGGCGCCGTCGATACGCTCATCGCCCACCAGGGCGTTCATCCCGGCCGCGAGTTCGGCCGGGGAGTCGGCCCACACGAACTCCGGGGAGTGGCGGGCGAACTCGGCCACCGGCCCGACCGCGCCCGGGGTGACCCGCTTGAGCAGGAGCGGGACGTCCTTGCCGGTGAGGTCGGGGTTCATGTCCGAGCCCGAGAGGGCGAACTCGGTCTCCATGATCGTGCGGTTGAGCACGAACCACGAGTGCTCGTCGCCCCGGCCGGTGATGTGCTCGAGCGCGCCGAGGGCGTCGAAGCCGGGGAACAGCGGCGCGGGCAGCCGGTTCCCGTCGGCGTCGAGCCACAGCGAACTGGGCCCGGGCAGGATCCGGATCCCGTGCCGGTTCCACACCGGCGCGGGCATCGGCAGGCCCTCGGGGTAGTGCCACATGCGGTCGGTGTGCACGAGCGCGGCACCGGCGCCCGCAGCGACCGTCTGCATCGAGCCGTCGGTGGAATCGGGCACGCCCGAGAGCAGGGTGGTCGGCAGCGTGCCGCTCGGCCACAGCTCGCGCACGAGGTCGTGGTTCGCGCCGATCCCGCCGGCCGCGATGACGACGGCCCCCGCGCTCAGCTCGACCTCGCCGGTCACCTCCGCCGAGCTCTGCTCGCCCCGCCCGGCCGGGCTCGGGGTGAGGACCTGGGCGCGCACGCCCGTGACGGCCGTGCCCGTGCGGACGAGCTCGACCACCCGGTGCCGGAACCTGAACTCGAGCAGGCCGTCGGCGCGCGCGGAGTTCGCGGCGGAGACGAACGGGGCGAGGATCGCCGGCCCGGTGCCCCAGGTGACGTGGAAGCGCGGCACGGTGTTGCCGTGGCCGCCGGCGGGGTAGCCGCCGCGTTCGGCCCACTGCACGAGCGGGAACCAGCGCACCCCGAGCCCGTGCAGCCATGCGCGCATCGGACCGGCCGCGAACTCGACGTACCGCTGAGCCCATTCGTAGCCGAACCGGTCGGGCCCCCGGCCGCGGTCGGCGCCGTCCGCGAAGCGCGCCGAGCCGAGCCAGTCGGAGAAGGCGAGCTCGGGGGAGTCGTGCACGCCGAGGCGGCGCTGCTCGGGGGAGTCCACCATGAGCAGGCCGCCGAAGGACCACCACGCCTGCCCGCCGAGGGCGGCCGTGGGTTCCGCATCGAGCACGATCACCCTGCGGCCCCGGGCGGCGGCGCGGGTGGCCGTGACCAGCCCCGAGAGTCCCGCGCCGATGACGATGACGTCTGCGTCCACCATGGAATCGAGGCTACCGCCGAGCCGGCGGGTGCGCAGGGGGCCGAGCCGATCGGGCCGATCGGGCCGACGCGAGCGACCGAGCGCTCAGGAGCTCAGGTACACCCGCAGCGACATCGGCGCGAGCGTCACCTGCGACCCGGCGCCGGCGACCGCGCCGCGGGACGGGTGGTCCGGCGCGGCCCATTCGGAGTCCCACACGAGTTCGTAGCGGCCGTCCTCGGCGGTGGGCAGCGCGATCCCGGCCGCCTCGATCTCGCCGTTGAAGATCGCGAGCAGGTTGCGGCCCTCGCCCTCGGGCTGCACGCGCGCCATCTGCAGCACGCGCTGGCTCGGGTCGTACCAGGTCTCCGGCTCCATCGCCTGGCCGGTGCGGTCGTACCAGGACAGGGTCGGCCGCCCGGAGCGGGTGTGCGAGCGGTAGTGCGCCGGGCGCAGCACCTCGTGGGAGCGGCGCAGGTCGAGCAGGTACGTGACCGTGGCCGTGAAGTCCGGGATCTCGCCCGTGTGGGCGGCGTCCCAGTCGACCCAGGTGAGGTCGCCGTCGATGCAGTAGCCGTTGTTGTTGCCCTGCTGGGTGCGGGCGATCTCGTCGCCGGCGGCGATCATCGGCACCCCCGCCGAGAGCACGAGCGTGCCGAACAGGTTGCGCATGCTGCGCCGGCGGGCCGCGAGCACGCCGGGATCGGTGCTCGCGCCCTCGACGCCGTGGTTCCACGACCGGTTGTTGTCGGTGCCGTCGCGGTTGTCCTCGCCGTTGGCCTCGTTGTGCTTGTGGTCGTAGGCGACGAGGTCGGCGAGGGTGAACCCGTCGTGGGCGGTGACGAAGTTGATCGACGCCGTCGGCCCCCGCCCGCCCGGGACCCCGTTGTGGCCGAAGAGGTCGGCCGAGCCCGCGAGCCGGGTGGCCAGGTCGCGCAGGTCGTGCCCGCTGTGGCCGCCGGTCAGGGCGGCCTGGTCCGCGAGCCAGAACGTGCGCACGCTGTCGCGATAGCGATCGTTCCACTCGGACATCGGGGCGAGGAAGTTGCCGGTCTGCCAGCCGTGCTGGCCCACGTCCCACGGCTCGGCGATGAGCTTGAGGTGGCGGAGCACGGGATCGGTCACGAGTCCCACGAGCAGCGGGTGCAGCGAGTCGAACCGGGTGCCGAACCGGCCGAGGGTCACCGCCAGGTCGAACCGGTACCCGTCCACCCCGACGACCTCGGCCCAGTACCGCAGCGACTCGAGGGTCAGCTCGACCACCCGCGGATTCGCGAAGTCGAGGGTGTTCCCGGTGCCCGTCATGTCGAGGTAGTTGGTCGCATCGCCCTCGGCGTGGAGGTAGTAGCCCCCCTCGTCCAGGCCGCGCCAGCTGATCATCGGCCCGTCGATGCCGCCCTCGCACGTGTGGTTGTACACGACGTCGAGGAGCACCTCGATGCCGGCCTCGTGCAGGAGTTCGACCATCTCGGTCACCTCGGCGAGTACCGCCTGCGGGCCGGCGGCCTGGGCCGCGGCGGTCGCGTAGCCGGGCTCGGGCGCGAAGAACCCGAGGGTGTTGTAGCCCCAGTAGTTCGTGGCGCCCCGCTCCGCCAGCGCCACCTCGTCGAGCCTCGCCTGGATGGGCAGCAGCTCGACGGCCGTGATCCCGAGCCGCTGCAGGTGGGCGATCGTGGCGGGATGCGCGAGCCCCGCGTAGGTTCCGCGCAGGTCCGCGGGAACACCCGGGAGCTTGCGGGTGAGGCCGCGCACGTGCGCCTCGTAGATCACCGTCTGCGCCCAGGGCACGTACGGGCGGGGACCGCGGGCGGGCTCGGGAGCGGGCATGACGATCCCGTGGGGCACGAACGGGGCGGAGTCGCCCGGGATCGGGCGCCCGTCCTCGTCCCAGCCGTAGACCCGCGGGTCGAGCGTGAGCGAGCCGGTGATCCCGCGGGCGTACGGGTCGACCAGCAGCTTCTCCGGGTTGAAGCCCCGGCCGCCGGCGCGGTCGGTGGCGCCGTGGGCGCGGAAGCCGTATCGGCGGCCGGGCTCGATGCCCGGCACGTGCGCCGTCCAGACCCCGTGGTGGGAGCGCAGGAGCCGCACCCGGTGCTCGCGCCAGGGCCGCTCGGCGGCGGTGTGATCGGAATCATCCCGGTCGAGGAAGCACACGTACACGCCCTCGGCCTGCGGGGCGTACACCGCCACGTCGACCCCGCCGTCGCGGCAGTGGACGCCGAATCGGTGCGGGAATCGTGCCGTGGCCGCGGCCACCTGGTCGGAGGCCACCTCGGATCGCGAACTCACACACGCACCTTTCCCGCAGCCTGACCATGATGACGAACCGTCACCACGATATCGGCCATCGAGGTGAGCATGGCACGCTAGCAGCATGAGGATAGTGGTCTGCGTCAAGCATGTGCCCGATCTGGCCTCGGCGCGGGGGTTCGACGACGATCGGCGCACCCGGCGCACGGCCGCCGACTCCACCCTGAACGAGGTGGACGAGAACGCGATCGAGGCGGCCCTGCAGGTCCCCGGCGAGAACGAGGTGATCGCCCTGACCACCGGCCCCGCGATCGCCGTCGACGCCGTGCGCCGGGCCCTGCAGATGGGGGTCGATTCCGCCGTGCACGTGCAGGACGACGCGCTCGCCGGCCTGGACGCCCCCGCCACCGCCCGGGTGCTCGCCGCCGCGATCGCCCACCTCGCCCGCCCGGGAGCGCCGATCGACCTCGTGCTCGCCGGCATGACGGCCCTCGACGGTCTCGGATCGGTCGTGCCCACCCTCGTGGGCGCCGAGCTCGGCTGGGGCGTGCTCGCCGGCGCCCAGGACCTCACGGTGACCGACGGGCCGGACGGGCGCCTCGCCACGATCTCCCGCGACCTCGACGGCGCCGCCGAGCGCGTGCGCGCCGCCCTGCCCGCCGTCGTCTCCGTCTCGGACGCGATCAACTCCCCGCGCCTGCCCAAGACCAAGGACATCCTCGCCGCCCGCAGCGCCCCGGTCGCCGCGGTCGCGCTCGCCGATCTCGGGCTCGCCGACGGCGCAGCCTCCTCCCGCACGCGGGTCACCCGGGCCGAGCCCGCGCCCGAGCGCCCCGAACCGGTGATCGTCCACGACACCGGCGGCGGCGGGCGCGCCCTGGCCGACTACCTCATCCGCAACGACCTGCTCGGAGACGCCCGATGACCGCCCCGGCCGTGCTCGTCCACGTCGCCCACGCCGGCGACCACCTCGCCGACTCGACCCTCGAGGCGCTCACGCTCGCCCGCGGCCTGGGCGAGCCGATCGCCGTGGCGACGAGCCCGCCGTCCCCGCGCGCGCTCGACCAGCTCGCGACCGCGGGCATCGACCGGGTGATCGTCGCCGGCCTCGACCCCGATCGGGCCCTCCTCGCGCCCGCCGTCGGCCAGGTGCTCGCGCGCGCGGTCGAACACGTCGGCGGTGGGGCCGGGGCGAGCGTGCTCATTCCGGCCTCGTTCTTCGGCAAGGAGGTCGCCGCCCACACCGCCCACCTGCTCGGGGCGGGGCTGCTCATCGACGTCGCCGACGTGCGCCGCACCCCCACCGGGCTCGCCGGCGGCAAGCGCGCCTTCGCCGGCAGCTGGGTCTGCGACTGCGAGACGACGACGCCGCTCGCCGTGGTCACGATCCGCCCCAATGCGGTGGCCGCCCGTGCGGCCGAGCGCCCGGGCACGCCCGTGCTCGAGTCGCTCGCCGTCGAGGTCGACCTGCCCGCGGGACTCGAGGTGATCGAGCGCACCGTCCATTCCGGCTCCGGCCGCCCGGACCTGGCCGAGGCGACCCACGTCGTCGCCGGCGGCCGGGGCACCTACGGCGACTTCGCGCCCGTGGAGGAGCTCGCCGACGCCCTCGGCGGCGCCGTGGGCACGACCCGCGACTGCGTCGAGGAGGGCTGGATCTCCCACGACCTGCAGATCGGCCAGACCGGGGTGACCATCGCCCCGCGGGTCTACATCGGCGCCGGGATCTCCGGCGCCCCACACCACCACGGCGGCATGCAGGCCTCCTCGGTCGTCATCGCGGTGAACATCGACGAGGAGGCCCCGCTCGTGCAGATCTGCGACTTCGCGGTCATCGGGGACGCGGGCAGCGTGCTGAGCGAGGCGGCTGAGGTGATCCGGGCACACCGCTACGCCGAGCCACCGACGGGTATTTAGACTGGGGTGATGGGTGCCTATCTCGATCATGCGGCCACCGCCCCGGTGCTCCCCGAGGCGGCGGACGCCTTTGCCCGCGTCGCCCGCGAACTCGGCAACCCGTCGGCCGTCCACGGCTACGGGCGCACGACCCGCCGGATCGTGGAGGAGTCGCGGGAGGAGATCGCCGCGCTGCTCGGCGCCGAAGCCGCCGAGGTCATCCTCACCTCCGGCGGCACAGAGGCCGACAACCTCGCGGTCATCGGGGCCTGGCAGGCGTGCGCCGCGGGCACAGCCGACACGGCCGTGCCGCCGGGGCTGATCGTCAGCGCGATCGAGCACCCCGCCGTGCTCGAGAGCGCCGAATGGCTCGCGAGCGACCGCGGCGCCCGGCTGCACATCGCCCCCGTCACGACCGCGGGCACCGTCGACCTCGACGCGCTCGCAGGCCTGCTCGCGCGGCCCGAGTCCGAGCGGGGTCGCATCGCCGTGTGTTCGATCATGTGGGCGAACAACGAAACCGGCGCGATCCAGCCGCTTCCCGCGGTGGTCGAGCTCGCCGGCGCGCACGGCATTGCAGTGCACAGCGACGCCGTGCAGGCCGCGGGCCGGGTGCCGATCGACTTCGCCGCCTCCGGGCTCGCGGCGCTGAGCATCTCCGGCCACAAATTCGGCGCCCCGGTCGGGGTCGGCGCGCTGCTGGCCCGGCGTGACTTCGACATGCGCTCCCACCAGCACGGCGGCGGGCAGGAGCGCGGGGTCCGCTCGGGAACCGTCAACGCCGCGGGCGCCCGCGCCCTCGCGGTCGCGCTCGCCGCGGCCGTCCACGACCTATCCACCGAGGCCGACCGGCTCGCCGGGCTGCGGGACCGGCTCGAGGCCGGGATCCGCGCGATCGCCCCCGACGTGCGGGTCTGGGCGGGGGAGGCCGAACGCCTGCCCGGGCACCTGCTCGTCAGTGTCCCCGGCACCCGCTCCGAACCCGTGATCTTCGCGCTCGACATGGCCGGCGTCGCCGCCTCGGCCGGCTCGGCCTGCCATGCGGGGGTCGTGGGAGCCTCCCCGGTCGTGCTCGCCGCCGGCGGCACGGAGGAGGAGGCCCGCTCCGCCCTGCGTTTCACCCTCGGCCGCACGAGCACGGCCGCCGATATCGATGCCGCGCTCGCGGTGCTGCCGGACGCGCTCGGGCGAGCGCGCGCCGTCCTGGAGGGAATCCGATGAAAGTCCTGGCCGCACTCTCCGGCGGGGTCGACTCCGCCGTCGCCGCCGCCCGCGCCGTCGACGCCGGCCACGAGGTGGTCGGGGTGCACATGGCCCTGAGCCGCAGCCGCGCCCAGCACCGCACCGGCTCGCGTGGCTGCTGCTCGATCGAGGACGCCTCGGACGCCCGCCGCGCCGCCGACGTGCTCGGCATCCCGTACTACGTGTGGGACCTCTCGGAGGAGTTCGAGGAGACCGTCGTCGCCGACTTCGTCTCCGAGTACGAGGCGGGCCGCACCCCGAACCCCTGCGTGCGTTGCAACGAGCACATCAAGTTCGCCGCCCTGCTCGACCGCGGCCTCGCCCTCGGCTTCGACGCCGTGGCCACCGGCCACTACGCCCGGATCGTGCCGGGACCGGACGGCCCGCAGCTGCACCGCAGCAACGATTCCGCGAAGGACCAGAGCTACGTGCTCGCGGTCATGGGGCCCGAGCGGCTCGCGCGGTCCCTGTTCCCGCTCGGCAACGTCACCTCGAAGGAGGAGGTGCGCGCCGAGGCGGCCGCCCGCGGGCTGAGTGTCTCGGCCAAGCCCGACTCCTACGACATCTGCTTCGTGGCCGACGGCGACACGCGTGGCTTCCTGCGCGACCGGCTCGGTAGCCGCGCCGGGGAGATCGTCGACACCGGCGGCGTCGTGCTCGGTGAGCACGACGGCTTCTTCGGGTACACGGTCGGCCAGCGCAAGGGGCTCGGCATCGGGCGCCCCGCCGACGACGGCGCCCCGCGATACGTCGTGGCCACCGAGCCGGCGAGCAACCGGGTGATCGTCGGCCCCGCCGCCCTGCTGAGCGTCGACGAACTGCGCGCGAACGACGTCGTCTGGCTCGCCGGCGACATCGACCCGGGCGACGGGCTCGACGGCCTCACCGTGCAGGTGCGTGCGCACGGCACCCCCGTCGGGGCACGCGTGCGCCGGGTCGAGGGCGAGCTCGTCGCCCGGCTCGAGGAGCCGATCCGCGGGATCGCCAACGGCCAGTCGCTCGTGGTCTACGCCGACACGCGGGTGCTCGGACAGGGCTCGATCAGCGCGAGCGCGCGGCTCGGGGATCGGCTCGCGCGCTGAGCCCTGGGCAGGCCCCGGCGGCTTTGCTATCCTCACCGGAGAACGTGGGAACAGCAGGGAACGGTAGGGGTACTGGTTCGGAGGGAGGCGTGATGAGGCGTACCGATCGACGGATCGCGTGCCTGAGCGCCCTGCTCGCCGGCGTCCTCGCCGTGGCGGGCTGCGCCGGCGAGGTGACCGTGCCCGTCGACGCCGCGAGCAGCGCGCCACCCGCGAGTGCCGGCCCGAGCGACCCGGCCGGCGAGCCGGGTGCGGGAGGAACCGGCGGGGCTCCACCGACGCCATCGACCCCGACCGGCCCGACGGGTTCGACGGGTCCGACGGGTTCGACGGGTCCGGACGCCTCGGCCACGCCGAATCCGCCGCGAATCGATCCGCCCGCGCCCGTCGAGACCGCGCCCGTCGAGACCGGTCCAGTCGAGACCGGTCCAGGCGAGACCGCGCCGCCGCCGGCCGATCCGGACGGGGACGATTCCGGTCCGCGCCCGCCGGGACCCTCGACCCCATCGACCCCATCGACCCCATCGGAACGGCCGACCGCCGACCCCACCCGGCCCGCGCCGCAGGAGCCCGAGCCGACGTCACCGGCGCCGGAACCGGCTCCGGCCCCGCCCATCGAGGGCTGGGCGGCGCTCATCTCGCAGTCGCGCACGGGCGAGGCACCCGCGGCGTTCCGCGCCCGGGAGCGCTACGTCTCGTGCGGCGACCTCGTGCGCGCCCACGGCCAGGAACTCCTGCCCCCCGATGTCGTCGCCTGTCTCGACGCCGGCGCCGACGGCGAGGGCGCCGAGGCCGCGGTCGCCGTCCCGAGCGACACCGGCGCCGCCCTCGTGTGGTTCGTCCGGGTCGGTCCGGCGGGGTCCGAGGTCTTCGTGGACGCGACGCGCGATTCGCGGCGGGGCGAGTGGACCCACACCACGTGCGATCCGGACGTCTCGATCGTCGCCCTCGCGTGTGCCGAGCCGGGACCGATTCCCGGTCCGAGTGCCGACGAGACACGACCGGCGCCCGGCGAAGGGGAGACAATGGCGGCGTGAGTGAATCCGCCGCAGCACCAGAGCCCACCGACCCTCCGGGCGCCGACGGCACCGACGAGGTCGACGGCACCGACGGGGCCGCCCTGCGCGCCCGCTGGGACGACCTGGCCGGCCGCGTGCGATCCGCCCGCGAATCGTATTACGGCAGCGATGCCCAGCTCCTGTCCGACGCCGCCTTCGACGAACTCCTGCGCGACCTGCAGGCGCTCGAGGCCCGCCACCCGTTCCTGCGCCGGCCGGACTCGCCGACCCGGCAGGTCGGCGGCACCGTCTCGGAGCTGTTCACGCCGGTCACCCATGCCGAGCCGATGCTCAGCCTCGACAACGTGTTCTCGATCGAGGAGCTTCGCGACTGGGAGGTGCGCACCCAGAACGCCGCCGGCCGGGCGGTGCGCTGGCTGTGCGAACTGAAGATCGACGGGCTCGCGATCGCGCTGCGGTACGAGCGCGGCGTGCTCGTGAGCGCGGCCACCCGCGGCGACGGGCGCATCGGTGAGGACGTGACCGTCAACGCCGTCCGCGTCGCCGGCATCCCGCGCCGCCTCTCGGGCACGGGACATCCGGACCTCGTGGAGGTGCGCGGGGAGGTCTTCATCCCCACCGCCGAGTTCGCGCGGCTGAACGAGCTGCAGGCCCGGCTCCAGGGTCGGGCGATCTCGGCGGCGCGGGACAAGTGGCGGGAGCGGCCGGCCGCCACCCGGGGCGACTTCGACGAGGAGCGCCAGGCCGCCGCGGCCGCCCGCCGATTCCCGGCGTTCGCGAACCCCCGGAACGCGGCCAGCGGCGGGCTCCGGCAGATCCTGAGCAAGAAGGAGGGTCTCGAGCTCGAGGCCGGCGAGGCCCGGATCCACTCCCTGTCGCTGTACGTGCACGGGATCGGCGCCTGGGACCACCCCCCGGTCGCCGCCCAGAGCGAGGTGTACGAGCTGCTCGCCGGGTGGGGCCTGCCCACGAGCCCGTACGCCCGGGTCGTCGACTCGGTCACGGACGCGCTCGAGTTCGTCGACTACTACGGCGAGAACCGGCACTCGGTCGAGCACGAGATCGACGGGGTCGTGGTCAAGGTCGACGAGCTCGCCCTGCACGCCGAGCTCGGCGCCACGAGCCGCGCCCCCCGCTGGGCGATCGCGTTCAAGTACCCGCCCGAGGAGGTGCACACGAGGCTGCTCGACATCGCCGTGGCCGTCGGGCGCACCGGCCGCGCCACCCCGTACGCGGTCATGGAGCCCGTGCACGTGGCCGGATCGGTCGTGCGGCAGGCGACCCTGCACAACCAGGACGTCGTGCGCGCCAAGGGCGTGCTCATCGGCGACACCGTGGTGCTGCGCAAGGCCGGGGACGTCATCCCCGAGGTCGTCGGCCCCGTGCTCGAGCTCCGCGACGGCACTGAACGCGAGTTCGTCATGCCCGCCGAGTGCCCCGCCTGCGGCACGCCGCTGCGGCCGATGCGGGAGGGAGACATCGACCTGCGCTGCCCGAACGCCCGCTCGTGCCCGGCGCAGGTGCGCGGCCGGGTCGAGCATGCCGGCTCCCGCGGGGCCCTCGACATCGAGGCCCTCGGCGAGGTGACGGCGGCGGCGCTCACCCAGCCGGAGTCGCCGGCCACGCCCCCGCTCGAGACCGAGGCGGGACTCTTCGCCCTGACGATCGAGGAGCTCGTGCCGATCTCCGTCGTCGTGCGCGACGCCGAGACCGGGGAGCCGAGGACCGACGAGTCCACCGGACGGCCGCGGGTGCGGCGACCGTTCCAGAAGGTGACCAAGGTGTACCCGCCCGGGACGGAGGGCATGAGCCCTGCGGAGCGGCGAGCGGCCAAGATCCGCAAGGACCACGACCTGGTCGAGCCCTCGGCGCAGGCCGAGACCCTGATCGCCGAGCTCGAGGCCGCCACGACCAAGGACCTCTGGCGCCAGCTCGTGGCGCTGAACATCCGCCACGTCGGTCCGGTCGCCGCCCGCGCGCTGGCCGACCACTTCGGCTCGCTCGACGCGATCGAGGCCGCGGGCGAGGAGGATCTGGCCCAGGTCGAGGGGGTCGGACCGATCATCGCGGGCGCGGTGATCGAGTGGCTCGCGGTCGACTGGCACCGCGACATCCTCACCGCCTGGCGCGCCGCCGGCGTCTCGTTCGCCACTCCCGGCCACCCGGGACCGGGAGCGGGCCACGCCGCCGCCGGGATCCTCACCGGGCTCACGGTCGTGGTCACCGGGGCGATGGAGCGCTTCAGTCGCGACGACGCGAAGGAGGCGATCGTCTCCCGCGGCGGGAAGGCCGCCGGTTCCGTCTCGAAGAAGACCGACTATGTGGTCGTCGGTCCCGGCGCCGGCTCCAAGGAGGCCAGGGCGCGCGAGCTCGGCCGCCCGATCCTCGACGAGGCCGGGTTCGAGGCGCTTCTCGCCGGGGGCCCGGCCGCGGTCGAGCACCTGCTCGCCGGCCGCGGCGAGGCCGCCGAGGGGCGCGGGGGGACGACGTGAGTCCCGCCCTGCCGGCCCTCGACCTCAACGCCGACCTCGGCGAGGGCACCGGCCGCGACGAGGCCCTCATGGAGGTCCTCACGAGCGCGAACGTCGCGTGCGGCGGCCACACCGGCGACGAGTCCACGATGCGGGCGGCCTGCGCGCTCGCGGGGGAGCACGGGGTGCACGTGGGCGCCCACCCCTCCTATCCGGACCGGGAGAACTTCGGACGCGCCGCCACCCGGATCTCCGGCCCCGAGCTCCGGCGCCGGCTGGCCGCACAGGTGGCCGCCCTCGTCGAGTGCGCCGCGCTCGAGGGCGTGCCGGTGCGCTACCTCAAGCCGCACGGGGCGCTCTACCACCGGGTGGCCGTGGATCCCGGGCACGCCGCGGCGATCGTGGGCGTCGCCGCGGAGTTCGCCCTGCCGCTGCTCCTCGCCCCGCCCGCGCTCGCACCCGGCGCCGCGCTCGCCCGCGCCGCGACCGAGCGCGGCGTGCACCTCGTGGCCGAGGGCTTCGCCGACCGCGGCTACCTCGCCACCGGCGGCCTCGTGCCGCGCGGCGAGCCCGGCGACCTCCTCCACGACCCCGTCCGGATCACCGAGCGCATCCTCGACCTCGTGCGCACTGGGGACGTGACCGCGGTCGACGGCACCCGCCTGCCGCTGCCCGTGCGCAGCATCTGCGTGCACTCCGACACCCCGGAGGCCGTCGCCATCGCCCGGCGCCTGGCCGAGGCCCTCACCGCGGCCGGGCTGCCGCCGCGGCCGTTCACGCGATGAGCCCGGCACGGATCCTGCCGTGCGGACCCACGGCCCTCCTGGTCGAGGTGGACCGGGGCGGCGGGCAGCGTGCCACCCCGGCCGACCTCGCCGTCGCGCTGCACGAGCGCGACGGCGCCGGCCTGCTCACGTCGTGCCCGCGGCGAGGACCGTGCTGGTGACGTTCGCACCCGGGGCGGGCGGCGTCGTCCGCAGGCTCATCGGCGAGACGCTCGCCGGCCTC
The window above is part of the Pseudactinotalea sp. HY158 genome. Proteins encoded here:
- the glgX gene encoding glycogen debranching protein GlgX — translated: MSSRSEVASDQVAAATARFPHRFGVHCRDGGVDVAVYAPQAEGVYVCFLDRDDSDHTAAERPWREHRVRLLRSHHGVWTAHVPGIEPGRRYGFRAHGATDRAGGRGFNPEKLLVDPYARGITGSLTLDPRVYGWDEDGRPIPGDSAPFVPHGIVMPAPEPARGPRPYVPWAQTVIYEAHVRGLTRKLPGVPADLRGTYAGLAHPATIAHLQRLGITAVELLPIQARLDEVALAERGATNYWGYNTLGFFAPEPGYATAAAQAAGPQAVLAEVTEMVELLHEAGIEVLLDVVYNHTCEGGIDGPMISWRGLDEGGYYLHAEGDATNYLDMTGTGNTLDFANPRVVELTLESLRYWAEVVGVDGYRFDLAVTLGRFGTRFDSLHPLLVGLVTDPVLRHLKLIAEPWDVGQHGWQTGNFLAPMSEWNDRYRDSVRTFWLADQAALTGGHSGHDLRDLATRLAGSADLFGHNGVPGGRGPTASINFVTAHDGFTLADLVAYDHKHNEANGEDNRDGTDNNRSWNHGVEGASTDPGVLAARRRSMRNLFGTLVLSAGVPMIAAGDEIARTQQGNNNGYCIDGDLTWVDWDAAHTGEIPDFTATVTYLLDLRRSHEVLRPAHYRSHTRSGRPTLSWYDRTGQAMEPETWYDPSQRVLQMARVQPEGEGRNLLAIFNGEIEAAGIALPTAEDGRYELVWDSEWAAPDHPSRGAVAGAGSQVTLAPMSLRVYLSS
- a CDS encoding electron transfer flavoprotein subunit beta/FixA family protein, coding for MRIVVCVKHVPDLASARGFDDDRRTRRTAADSTLNEVDENAIEAALQVPGENEVIALTTGPAIAVDAVRRALQMGVDSAVHVQDDALAGLDAPATARVLAAAIAHLARPGAPIDLVLAGMTALDGLGSVVPTLVGAELGWGVLAGAQDLTVTDGPDGRLATISRDLDGAAERVRAALPAVVSVSDAINSPRLPKTKDILAARSAPVAAVALADLGLADGAASSRTRVTRAEPAPERPEPVIVHDTGGGGRALADYLIRNDLLGDAR
- a CDS encoding FAD-binding dehydrogenase; its protein translation is MVDADVIVIGAGLSGLVTATRAAARGRRVIVLDAEPTAALGGQAWWSFGGLLMVDSPEQRRLGVHDSPELAFSDWLGSARFADGADRGRGPDRFGYEWAQRYVEFAAGPMRAWLHGLGVRWFPLVQWAERGGYPAGGHGNTVPRFHVTWGTGPAILAPFVSAANSARADGLLEFRFRHRVVELVRTGTAVTGVRAQVLTPSPAGRGEQSSAEVTGEVELSAGAVVIAAGGIGANHDLVRELWPSGTLPTTLLSGVPDSTDGSMQTVAAGAGAALVHTDRMWHYPEGLPMPAPVWNRHGIRILPGPSSLWLDADGNRLPAPLFPGFDALGALEHITGRGDEHSWFVLNRTIMETEFALSGSDMNPDLTGKDVPLLLKRVTPGAVGPVAEFARHSPEFVWADSPAELAAGMNALVGDERIDGARLAGLVSLRDAQVASGLGKDPQVVATAAARRFWVDRRMRVAPPRPLTTPRDGPLLAVRLHVLTRKTLGGIHTDGRARVLDPAGAVLDGLFAVGEAAGFGGGGIHGHRALEGTFLGGCLFSGRVAAEAV
- a CDS encoding cysteine desulfurase family protein, translated to MGAYLDHAATAPVLPEAADAFARVARELGNPSAVHGYGRTTRRIVEESREEIAALLGAEAAEVILTSGGTEADNLAVIGAWQACAAGTADTAVPPGLIVSAIEHPAVLESAEWLASDRGARLHIAPVTTAGTVDLDALAGLLARPESERGRIAVCSIMWANNETGAIQPLPAVVELAGAHGIAVHSDAVQAAGRVPIDFAASGLAALSISGHKFGAPVGVGALLARRDFDMRSHQHGGGQERGVRSGTVNAAGARALAVALAAAVHDLSTEADRLAGLRDRLEAGIRAIAPDVRVWAGEAERLPGHLLVSVPGTRSEPVIFALDMAGVAASAGSACHAGVVGASPVVLAAGGTEEEARSALRFTLGRTSTAADIDAALAVLPDALGRARAVLEGIR
- the mnmA gene encoding tRNA 2-thiouridine(34) synthase MnmA, which gives rise to MKVLAALSGGVDSAVAAARAVDAGHEVVGVHMALSRSRAQHRTGSRGCCSIEDASDARRAADVLGIPYYVWDLSEEFEETVVADFVSEYEAGRTPNPCVRCNEHIKFAALLDRGLALGFDAVATGHYARIVPGPDGPQLHRSNDSAKDQSYVLAVMGPERLARSLFPLGNVTSKEEVRAEAAARGLSVSAKPDSYDICFVADGDTRGFLRDRLGSRAGEIVDTGGVVLGEHDGFFGYTVGQRKGLGIGRPADDGAPRYVVATEPASNRVIVGPAALLSVDELRANDVVWLAGDIDPGDGLDGLTVQVRAHGTPVGARVRRVEGELVARLEEPIRGIANGQSLVVYADTRVLGQGSISASARLGDRLAR
- a CDS encoding electron transfer flavoprotein subunit alpha/FixB family protein, with the translated sequence MTAPAVLVHVAHAGDHLADSTLEALTLARGLGEPIAVATSPPSPRALDQLATAGIDRVIVAGLDPDRALLAPAVGQVLARAVEHVGGGAGASVLIPASFFGKEVAAHTAHLLGAGLLIDVADVRRTPTGLAGGKRAFAGSWVCDCETTTPLAVVTIRPNAVAARAAERPGTPVLESLAVEVDLPAGLEVIERTVHSGSGRPDLAEATHVVAGGRGTYGDFAPVEELADALGGAVGTTRDCVEEGWISHDLQIGQTGVTIAPRVYIGAGISGAPHHHGGMQASSVVIAVNIDEEAPLVQICDFAVIGDAGSVLSEAAEVIRAHRYAEPPTGI